In Peromyscus maniculatus bairdii isolate BWxNUB_F1_BW_parent chromosome 21, HU_Pman_BW_mat_3.1, whole genome shotgun sequence, one DNA window encodes the following:
- the Fam178b gene encoding protein FAM178B isoform X3 — protein sequence MLDQQEALPLSGEKTQLALLSQLLSLMRPSSLRQCLGAETLPSCQGQQPKPNAELDHKVCYLCHSLLTLAGVVVSSQDITPDQWGELQLLCMQLDRHISTHIRESPQAMHRTKLKDLATQTYIRWQDLLAHCQPQGQYFSPWKDV from the exons ATGCTGGATCAGCAAGAGGCACTTCCTCTCTCGGGGGAGAAAACCCAG CTAGCCTTGCtcagccagctcctcagcctcaTGAGACCATCGTCCCTCAGGCAGTGTCTGGGTGCTGAGACCTTGCCATCCTGTCAGGGGCAACAGCCAAAGCCCAACGCTGAGCTAGACCACAAG gtcTGCTATCTGTGCCACAGCCTCCTGACACTGGCTGGGGTGGTGGTCAGTAGCCAGGATATCACTCCAGATCAGTGG GGTGAGCTGCAGCTGTTGTGCATGCAGTTGGACCGTCACATCAGCACCCATATCCGGGAGAGCCCCCAGGCCATGCACCGGACCAAACTCAAGGACCTCGCCACCCAGACCTACATCCGCTGGCAGGACCTGCTGGCTCACTGTCAGCCCCAG GGTCAGTACTTCAGCCCTTGGAAAGACGTTTAA
- the Sema4c gene encoding semaphorin-4C gives MAPHWAVWLLAAGLWGLGIGAEVWWNLVPRKTVSSGELATVVRRFSQTGIQDFLTLTLREHSGLLYVGAREALFAFSVEALELRGVISWEAPVEKKMECTQKGKSNQTECFNFIRFLQPYNASHLYVCGTYAFQPKCTYIDMITFTLERGEFEDGKGKCPYDPAKGHTGLLVDGELFSATLNNFLGTEPVILRNMGPHHSIKTEYLAFWLNEPHFVGSAYVPESVGSFTGDDDKVYFFFSERAVEYDCYAEQVVARVARVCKGDMGGARTLQKKWTTFLKAQLVCSAPEWKVYFNQLRAVHTLLGTSWHNTTFFGVFQARWGDMDLSAICEYQLEQIQQVFEGPYKEYSEQAQKWARYTDPVPSPRPGSCINNWHRHNGYTSSLELPDNILNFIKKHPLMEEQVRPRWDRPLLVKKNTNFTHVVADRVTGLDGATYTVLFIGTGDGWLLKAVSLGPWVHMVEELQVFDQEPVESLVLSRSRKMLFAGSRSQLVQLPLTDCTKYRFCADCVLARDPYCAWNVNTSRCVATTGAHSGSLLVQHVMNLDTSKICNQYGIKKVRPTPKNITVVTGTDLVLPCHLSSNLAHARWTFRGRDLTAEQPGSFLYDRGLQALVVMAAQPRHTGPYHCYSEEQGTRLAAESYLVSVVAGPSVTLEARAPLENLGLVWLAVVALAAVCLVLLLLVLSLRRRLREELEKGAKAAERTLVYPLEMPKEPTSPPFRPGPETDEKLWDPVGYYYSDGSLKIVPGHARCQPGGGPPSPPPGIPGQPLPSPTRLHLGGGQNSNANGYVRLQLGGEDRGGLGHPLPELADELRRKLQQRQPLPDSNPEESSV, from the exons ATGGCCCCACACTGGGCTGTCTGGCTGCTGGCAGCAGGGCTGTGGGGCCTGGGCATTGGGGCTGAGGTGTGGTGGAACCTTGTGCCCCGGAAGACAGTATCTTCTGGGG AGCTGGCCACAGTAGTAAGGCGGTTCTCCCAGACGGGCATCCAGGACTTCCTGACCTTGACCCTGAGAGAGCACTCTGGGCTTTTATATGTGGGGGCCCGAGAGGCGCTGTTTGCCTTCAGCGTGGAGGCTCTGGAGCTGCGAGGCGTG ATCTCCTGGGAGGCCCCGGTTGAGAAGAAGATGGAGTGTACCCAGAAAGGGAAGAGCAACCAG ACCGAATGCTTCAACTTCATCCGCTTCCTTCAGCCGTACAATGCCTCCCACCTGTACGTCTGTGGTACCTATGCCTTCCAGCCCAAGTGCACCTACATC GACATGATCACTTTCACCTTGGAGCGGGGAGAATTTGAGGACGGGAAGGGTAAATGTCCCTATGACCCAGCTAAGGGCCACACTGGACTGCTTGTGG ATGGTGAGTTGTTCTCAGCCACACTCAACAACTTCCTGGGTACAGAGCCTGTCATCCTGCGAAATATGGGGCCTCACCACTCCATCAAGACCGAGTACCTGGCGTTTTGGCTGAATG AACCCCACTTTGTAGGCTCTGCCTACGTCCCCGAGAGTGTGGGGAGCTTCACGGGGGACGATGACAAGGTCTACTTCTTCTTCAGCGAGCGGGCAGTGGAGTATGACTGCTATGCCGAGCAGGTGGTGGCCCGTGTGGCTCGAGTCTGTAAG GGAGACATGGGGGGCGCACGGACCCTGCAGAAGAAGTGGACAACGTTCCTAAAAGCGCAGTTGGTGTGCTCAGCCCCGGAGTGGAAGGTCTACTTCAACCAGCTTCGGGCAGTGCACACCCTGCTGGGTACCTCTTGGCACAACACCACCTTCTTCGGGGTCTTTCAAGCGCGATG GGGTGATATGGACCTGTCCGCAATCTGTGAGTACCAGTTGGAACAGATCCAGCAGGTGTTCGAGGGTCCCTACAAAGAGTACAGTGAGCAAGCCCAGAAGTGGGCCCGCTACACTGACCCGGTCCCCAGTCCTCGCCCTGGTTCG tgtatcAACAATTGGCATCGCCACAACGGCTACACCAGTTCTCTGGAGCTGCCCGACAACATCCTCAACTTCATCAAGAAGCACCCGCTGATGGAGGAGCAGGTGAGGCCTCGGTGGGACCGCCCCTTACTTGTGAAGAAGAACACTAACTTCACGCACGTGGTGGCCGACAGGGTCACGGGACTTGATGGCGCCACCTATACAGTGCTGTTCATTGGTACAG GGGATGGCTGGCTGCTGAAGGCTGTGAGCCTGGGGCCCTGGGTCCACATGGTAGAGGAACTGCAGGTGTTTGACCAGGAGCCTGTGGAGAGTCTGGTGCTGTCTCGGAGCAGG AAGATGCTTTTCGCTGGCTCCCGCTCTCAGCTGGTTCAGTTACCCCTGACTGACTGCACAAAGTACCGCTTCTGTGCAGACTGCGTCCTCGCCCGGGACCCCTACTGTGCCTGGAATGTCAACACCAGCCGCTGTGTGGCCACCACTGGTGCTCACTCAGG ATCCCTTCTGGTCCAACATGTGATGAACTTGGACACCTCAAAGATCTGTAACCAGTATGGCATTAAAAAAG TCAGACCTACCCCCAAGAACATCACAGTAGTCACAGGCACAGACCTGGTTCTGCCCTGCCACCTCTCATCCAATTTGGCCCACGCTCGCTGGACCTTCAGAGGCCGGGACCTGACTGCAGAGCAACCCGGCTCCTTCCTCTATGACAGAGGACTCCAGGCCCTGGTAGTGATGGCTGCCCAGCCCCGCCACACCGGGCCCTATCACTGCTATTCGGAGGAGCAGGGGACAAGGCTGGCTGCAGAAAGCTACCTTGTCTCTGTCGTGGCTGGCCCGTCAGTGACCCTGGAGGCCCGGGCTCCCTTGGAAAACCTGGGGCTCGTATGGCTCGCTGTGGTGGCTCTGGCGGCCGTGTGCCtggtgttgctgctgctggttcTGTCCCTTCGTCGGCGACTTCGAGAAGAGCTCGAAAAAGGTGCCAAGGCAGCCGAGAGGACACTGGTGTACCCCCTAGAAATGCCCAAGGAACCAACCAGCCCCCCGTTTCGCCCCGGCCCCGAAACAGATGAGAAACTTTGGGATCCCGTCGGCTACTACTATTCAGATGGCTCTCTCAAGATCGTGCCTGGCCATGCCCGGTGCCAGCCTGGGGGTGGGCCCCCTTCTCCACCGCCTGGCATACCTGGCCAGCCCCTGCCTTCTCCGACTCGGCTTCACCTAGGGGGTGGTCAGAACTCAAACGCCAATGGTTACGTGCGCTTACAGCTGGGAGGGGAGGACCGAGGAGGACTTGGGCACCCACTGCCGGAGCTCGCCGATGAACTGCGACGCAAGCTACAACAGCGCCAGCCACTGCCTGACTCCAACCCAGAGGAGTCCTCAGTATGA